A single region of the Halorussus salinus genome encodes:
- a CDS encoding BolA family protein, with protein MNADDVKELIESNLEDAEATVSHPRGVDDEDHLAATVVSPAFEGEPLVAQHELVYDALGDHMTDDIHALELKTYTPDEYAERAEE; from the coding sequence AAGGAACTCATCGAATCGAATCTCGAAGACGCCGAGGCGACCGTCAGCCACCCCCGCGGCGTGGACGACGAGGACCACCTTGCGGCCACCGTCGTCTCGCCCGCGTTCGAGGGCGAACCGCTCGTCGCCCAACACGAACTGGTCTACGACGCGCTGGGCGACCACATGACCGACGACATCCACGCGCTCGAACTCAAGACCTACACGCCCGACGAGTACGCCGAGCGCGCCGAGGAG